The Temnothorax longispinosus isolate EJ_2023e chromosome 7, Tlon_JGU_v1, whole genome shotgun sequence genome contains a region encoding:
- the LOC139815554 gene encoding protein zyg-11 homolog B gives MFESPRSLQEVCIDFICGNVLALCKVHPSDTNSPNTLSSSPVSDRQDNGTANGNSAEVDTATGRTSSNDAPNSATWLTFRHPDAFLPAEVSEQLLSNLCEKKTLSDLTITLFDSKTTRLRHVRLKDASTLSAKGLSVLKQHKVIDLIVNGLKITVNELISCLGDWSIQNLRSLSVAKGSFMDFSRQRMVDIATLNKLKALHTLNVSGTEFNKHGLDIVVEDLPLLESLDISCTRVDDITPLKKCKGRLKTLNMYNLKISGCGNLIPVLLELNELRHLDISDEKDPHGFEVFAPAKPKITDFLRTLNCMPYLTTLDLSGKDDINPKDLKKFIASHVHLRFLGLVHSDACYDESFIDSTHEDYRPEFIISGTATESQILEALRRYTYRPIYLQKCLFNLFRLTPNFLEPRVDVIKLVLPGMREHPQEFRVQMAATACIYNLTKGELALMIHPSILKQIVELTLLAMESYPTNHQLQKNTLLTLCSDRILQDVAFDKYRCARLVMNCLSTFDDASMNRMSVAICSILAAKISTLETSMLGAQPQYMLKLLAMVRSKVESKLVDITMKFTLSALWNLTDESAATCKVFLDEGGMELFLEVLDSFQGESSVETKVLGLLNNIAEVDHLRPRLMQPRFIKMLSMLLDSEHIDVSYFAAGIAAHLLSDGPGSWCSMPSQPSREQLLDQLVHAVTHWQTPQGEMVAYRSFQPFFPLLRCTDAYPVQLWAVWAIHHVCTKNPKRYCVMLIREGGVETLKQLEKTHTEYTTQPNLQSLCQSILETLELNS, from the exons ATGTTCGAGTCTCCGAGAAGTCTCCAGGAGGTTTGCATCGACTTCATCTGCGGTAACGTTCTCGCCCTGTGCAAGGTTCACCCTAGCGACACAAACTCTCCCAATACTCTGAGTAGTAGTCCCGTATCCG ATCGACAAGATAACGGTACGGCGAACGGTAATAGCGCAGAAGTTGATACTGCAACAGGTAGAACATCGTCTAACGATGCTCCCAACTCGGCGACTTGGCTCACCTTTAGACATCCGGACGCCTTTTTGCCCGCCGAAGTGTCGGAGCAATTATTATCGAACCTATGTGAGAAGAAAACGTTATCCGATTTAACGATCACGCTTTTCGACTCGAAGACCACTAGATTAAG GCACGTACGATTGAAGGATGCGTCGACATTGTCGGCTAAAGGCTTAAGCGTTCTTAAGCAACATAAAGTTATAGATTTAATAGTAAACGGTCTGAAGATCACtgttaatgaattaattagcTGTTTAGGCGATTGGAGTATACAAAATCTTAGGTCGCTAAGTGTAGCTAAAGGAAGCTTTATGGATTTTTCAAG ACAACGCATGGTAGATATCGCAacgttaaacaaattaaaggCACTTCATACCTTGAATGTCTCAGGAacagaatttaataaacacGGCTTGGACATAGTAGTCGAAGATCTTCCCCTTTTAGAGAGCTTAGATATATCTTGTACAAGAGTCGACGATATAACGCCgttgaaaaaatgtaaaggtCGTTTAAAgacattaaatatgtataatttaaagataagTGGATGCGGAAATTTAATACCGGTGTTGCTGGAACTAAACGAATTAAGGCACTTAGATATTTCCGATGAAAAAGATCCGCATGGTTTTGAAGTTTTCGCACCTGCCAAGCCAAAAATAACAGATTTTTTAAGAACTCTGAATTGTATGCCTTACTTAACAACCCTAGACTTATCAG GCAAAGATGATATAAATCCgaaggatttaaaaaaatttattgcgtcACATGTACACTTGAGGTTTCTGGGATTGGTGCATTCCGATGCTTGTTACGATGAAAGTTTTATAGATTCTACACATGAGGATTACAGACCTGAATTTATT ATCAGTGGTACAGCAACAGAGTCTCAAATTTTGGAAGCCCTTAGGAGATATACATACAGACCaatatatcttcaaaaatGTCTATTTAACTTGTTCCGTTTGACACCAAACTTCCTCGAACCACGGGTCGATGTGATAAAATTAGTCTTACCTGGAATGAGAGAGCATCCACAGGAGTTTCGTGTACAAATGGCGGCTACTGCGTGTATCTATAATCTCACAAAGGGTGAATTGGCCCTCATGATTCATCCGTCGATACTTAAACAAATAGTCGAATTAACATTACTAGCGATGGAATCATATCCAACTAATCATCAACTTCAAAAGAACACGCTGTTGACCTTGTGTAGCGATAGAATCCTACAGGATGTTGCATTTGACAAATATAG gTGCGCAAGATTAGTTATGAATTGCTTATCGACATTTGATGATGCATCCATGAATCGTATGTCTGTGGCCATTTGCTCAATATTAGCAGCAAAGATATCGACATTGGAAACCTCTATGCTTGGCGCACAACCACAATATATGTTGAAACTGCTTGCAATGGTTAGATCTAAGGTCGAGTCCAAATTAGTAGATATTACAATGAAATTTACATTAAGCGCACTATGGAATTTAACGGATGAGAGTGCGGCTACATGCAAGGTTTTTCTTGACGAAGGTGGAATGGAGTTATTTCTTGAAGTACTGGACAGCTTCCAAGGAGAATCTAGTGTGGAAACCAAAGTTCTTGGTTTGTTAAACAATATAGCAGAG GTCGATCATTTGAGACCACGGCTTATGCAACCTCGGTTTATAAAGATGCTTTCTATGCTGCTCGATTCCGAGCACATTGATGTGTCTTATTTCGCAGCTGGTATCGCTGCGCATTTACTTAGCGATGGTCCTGGATCTTGGTGTAGTATGCCATCACAACCGAGCAGGGAGCAGTTATTAGATCAACTGGTCCACGCTGTAACTCACTGGCAAACACCACAGGGAGAGATGGTTGCCTATCGTAGCTTCCAACCATTTTTTCCACTGTTACGTTGTACAGATGCGTATCCTGTTCAACTCTGGGCAGTATGGGCGATTCATCATGTTTGCACAAAGAACC CAAAACGTTATTGTGTGATGTTGATCAGAGAAGGAGGAGTAGAAACTTTAAAGCAATTGGAAAAAACGCATACAGAATATACGACGCAACCGAATTTGCAAAGTTTATGTCAGTCAATTCTGGAAACGCttgaattaaattcttaa
- the LOC139815555 gene encoding PP2C-like domain-containing protein CG9801 isoform X1, translated as MMPSLRKKVAGFMRQLSISNLAGAVESIGLGEQSLRSPQSLTQDFPGGCFITRYLNGLETKQEGPSILHGRNPEELPSRQIDVQENEEVFAAYTGPDSGLTAVNLQQKHLSISDTDIDYIDMLDQNEQYRSGSTTSNVTIAGVADWFNPHENAFGIATTLYEKNPTNDTNNGEPIADCFGIVARPNSAILALADGVNWGAKASIAARSAVHGSIEYLNRALFCPSINGEMTTTKDVFIALLRSFHAAHSLILQEQGMLTTLTVCTILPLPSSNTDTNICQRKYIACTCNVGDSLAYVYSGKTGVREITRGSHDIHCMRDMRDALGALGPVDGSNPELNNLTLAITEVERGDIVFLTSDGISDNFDPVVGKFAILPSHSSGADATLKSHDARSKTRRRSTENLRHTESSNSNVNSNNLPVVEAYQRHELTLLRMEDLLRRGVSGEGPPCNSAKHLCELLLDFAVRITAAKRRILEDTELYYAQHKDGHLVQLSKQEQRSRRKKTLEKITMIPGKLDHATVVAYVVGS; from the exons ATG ATGCCAAGCTTACGGAAGAAAGTTGCCGGCTTCATGCGCCAACTGTCTATCAGCAACTTAGCTGGGGCTGTGGAAAGTATAGGCCTTGGAGAACAGTCGCTGCGGAGCCCGCAGTCATTGACTCAGGATTTCCCTGGCGGTTGTTTCATCACGCGCTACCTCAATGG ACTGGAAACGAAACAAGAAGGACCGTCAATTTTACACGGCCGGAATCCGGAAGAATTGCCGAGCAGGCAGATCGACGTTCAAGAAAACGAGGAAGTATTTGCGGCCTACACCGGTCCCGACAGCGGTCTCACCGCGGTCAATCTTCAACAGAAACATTTAAGTATTAGCGATACCGATATCGATTACATCGATATGCTGGATCAGAATGAGCAATATAGAAGCG GCTCGACGACGTCGAACGTCACGATTGCTGGAGTTGCCGATTGGTTTAATCCTCATGAAAATGCATTTGGAATTGCGACTACGCTATATGAGAAAAATCCTACAAACGACACCAACAATGGAGAGCCGATAGCTGATTGTTTTGGCATTGTGGCAAGACCAAACTCTGCCATACTGGCTCTTGCGGATGGTGTTAATTGGG GTGCGAAAGCGAGTATAGCGGCCAGATCTGCGGTTCATGGTAGCATAGAGTATTTGAATCGAGCTTTGTTCTGCCCGTCTATAAATGGTGAAATGACAACGACCAAAGACGTGTTTATAGCGTTACTTCGATCATTCCACGCGGCACATTCGTTGATTCTTCAGGAGCAAGGGATGCTCACTACCTTAACGGTGTGCACAATCCTTCCACTGCCAAGTTCAAATACGGATACAAATATATGCCAGAGAAAATACATTGCCTGTACCTGCAACGTTGGTGATAGTTTAGCTTACGTATATTCAGG GAAAACCGGGGTGAGAGAGATAACGCGAGGATCTCACGATATTCATTGCATGCGAGACATGCGAGATGCCTTAGGAGCCCTAGGTCCGGTGGACGGCTCTAATCCCGAATTGAATAACCTAACGCTGGCTATAACGGAGGTCGAGAGAGGTGACATAGTGTTTCTCACCAGTGACGGAATTTCCGATAATTTCGACCCTGTGGTGGGAAAATTTGCGATCCTACCGAGTCACAGTAGCGGCGCGGACGCCACGCTAAAGAGTCACGACGCGAGATCAAAAACACGCCGGAGATCCACGGAGAATCTGCGGCACACCGAATCGAGTAACAGCAACGTGAACAGCAACAATCTCCCGGTAGTCGAGGCCTATCAGCGGCACGAGCTCACCCTGCTCAGAATGGAGGATCTGCTGAGACGCGGGGTTTCTGGAGAAGGGCCGCCGTGCAACAGTGCCAAGCATCTGTGCGAACTTCTCCTGGACTTTGCA GTACGTATAACCGCGGCGAAGAGGCGGATACTCGAAGACACGGAATTGTATTACGCCCAGCACAAAGACGGTCACCTCGTACAGCTCTCGAAGCAGGAGCAGAGATCTCGAAGGAAGAAGACGCTGGAGAAAATAACTATGATACCTGGCAAGCTAGATCACGCAACGGTCGTGGCATACGTAGTCGGATCCTAA
- the LOC139815555 gene encoding PP2C-like domain-containing protein CG9801 isoform X2: MPSLRKKVAGFMRQLSISNLAGAVESIGLGEQSLRSPQSLTQDFPGGCFITRYLNGLETKQEGPSILHGRNPEELPSRQIDVQENEEVFAAYTGPDSGLTAVNLQQKHLSISDTDIDYIDMLDQNEQYRSGSTTSNVTIAGVADWFNPHENAFGIATTLYEKNPTNDTNNGEPIADCFGIVARPNSAILALADGVNWGAKASIAARSAVHGSIEYLNRALFCPSINGEMTTTKDVFIALLRSFHAAHSLILQEQGMLTTLTVCTILPLPSSNTDTNICQRKYIACTCNVGDSLAYVYSGKTGVREITRGSHDIHCMRDMRDALGALGPVDGSNPELNNLTLAITEVERGDIVFLTSDGISDNFDPVVGKFAILPSHSSGADATLKSHDARSKTRRRSTENLRHTESSNSNVNSNNLPVVEAYQRHELTLLRMEDLLRRGVSGEGPPCNSAKHLCELLLDFAVRITAAKRRILEDTELYYAQHKDGHLVQLSKQEQRSRRKKTLEKITMIPGKLDHATVVAYVVGS; encoded by the exons ATGCCAAGCTTACGGAAGAAAGTTGCCGGCTTCATGCGCCAACTGTCTATCAGCAACTTAGCTGGGGCTGTGGAAAGTATAGGCCTTGGAGAACAGTCGCTGCGGAGCCCGCAGTCATTGACTCAGGATTTCCCTGGCGGTTGTTTCATCACGCGCTACCTCAATGG ACTGGAAACGAAACAAGAAGGACCGTCAATTTTACACGGCCGGAATCCGGAAGAATTGCCGAGCAGGCAGATCGACGTTCAAGAAAACGAGGAAGTATTTGCGGCCTACACCGGTCCCGACAGCGGTCTCACCGCGGTCAATCTTCAACAGAAACATTTAAGTATTAGCGATACCGATATCGATTACATCGATATGCTGGATCAGAATGAGCAATATAGAAGCG GCTCGACGACGTCGAACGTCACGATTGCTGGAGTTGCCGATTGGTTTAATCCTCATGAAAATGCATTTGGAATTGCGACTACGCTATATGAGAAAAATCCTACAAACGACACCAACAATGGAGAGCCGATAGCTGATTGTTTTGGCATTGTGGCAAGACCAAACTCTGCCATACTGGCTCTTGCGGATGGTGTTAATTGGG GTGCGAAAGCGAGTATAGCGGCCAGATCTGCGGTTCATGGTAGCATAGAGTATTTGAATCGAGCTTTGTTCTGCCCGTCTATAAATGGTGAAATGACAACGACCAAAGACGTGTTTATAGCGTTACTTCGATCATTCCACGCGGCACATTCGTTGATTCTTCAGGAGCAAGGGATGCTCACTACCTTAACGGTGTGCACAATCCTTCCACTGCCAAGTTCAAATACGGATACAAATATATGCCAGAGAAAATACATTGCCTGTACCTGCAACGTTGGTGATAGTTTAGCTTACGTATATTCAGG GAAAACCGGGGTGAGAGAGATAACGCGAGGATCTCACGATATTCATTGCATGCGAGACATGCGAGATGCCTTAGGAGCCCTAGGTCCGGTGGACGGCTCTAATCCCGAATTGAATAACCTAACGCTGGCTATAACGGAGGTCGAGAGAGGTGACATAGTGTTTCTCACCAGTGACGGAATTTCCGATAATTTCGACCCTGTGGTGGGAAAATTTGCGATCCTACCGAGTCACAGTAGCGGCGCGGACGCCACGCTAAAGAGTCACGACGCGAGATCAAAAACACGCCGGAGATCCACGGAGAATCTGCGGCACACCGAATCGAGTAACAGCAACGTGAACAGCAACAATCTCCCGGTAGTCGAGGCCTATCAGCGGCACGAGCTCACCCTGCTCAGAATGGAGGATCTGCTGAGACGCGGGGTTTCTGGAGAAGGGCCGCCGTGCAACAGTGCCAAGCATCTGTGCGAACTTCTCCTGGACTTTGCA GTACGTATAACCGCGGCGAAGAGGCGGATACTCGAAGACACGGAATTGTATTACGCCCAGCACAAAGACGGTCACCTCGTACAGCTCTCGAAGCAGGAGCAGAGATCTCGAAGGAAGAAGACGCTGGAGAAAATAACTATGATACCTGGCAAGCTAGATCACGCAACGGTCGTGGCATACGTAGTCGGATCCTAA